TTAACGCGATTTTTGGCGCGGTTCAGGCTGCTGTTGCGAAGGCTGTTGCAGACAGTGTTGAAGAAGGTGTTTTCGATGACGCTGACATTGACGATATCGTCATTCTCGCAAGTGTCTACCTGCACCCCGATGCAGCGGACTATAACCGGATTTACCGCTACAACTACGGCGCGACGAAGCAGGCCATTGAGCGTGCATTTGCACAGTTCCCCAGCAAAGAAGTTCTCATGAAAGAGAAGGACCGTGCAGGACACGCAGTCATGGGATTCAAAGTTCACCGCCTCTGGGACCCTCCATACCTCCAGGTAGCCATGGACCTTGTTGACATGAAGTCTGTCGAACGTGTCCTGACCGAAGTGCCGAAAAACGACCATGTGCTCATTGAAGCAGGCACACCGCTTATCAAACAGTTCGGACTTAACGTGATCTCTGAGATCCGCAAAATCCGCCCGGACGCATTCATCATTGCCGACCTCAAGACCCTTGATACCGGCAACCTTGAAGCACGGATGGCAGCTAACGCATCAGCTGACGCAGTTGTTGTTTCCGGTCTTGCACCCGTCTCAACAATCGAGAAGTTTATCCTCGAAGCCAAGAAGACCGGCATCTACTCCGTTATTGACATGCTCAATGTCACAGATCCTGTCGCACTCATTGAAGATCTGGCATCACGTGGCGCAGCCCCAAGTATCGTTGAACTGCACCGTGCAATCGACGACGAAGGTAGTGAATACAACTGGGGCAACATCGCAGCAATCAAGGAAGCAGCCGGTGGAAACCTACTCGTTGCAACCGCTGGCGGCATCCGTCAGCACGTTGTGAAAACAGCGCTGAAATCCGGTGCAGACATCCTTGTTGTGGGCCGTGCTATCACCGCGAGCAAGAACATCAAGAATGCAGCTGAACAGTTCCTCGAAGAACTCAACAGCACAGAGATTGATCAGTTCAGAATTATGACTGATTTTTAATCTGTCATTATGTATATTTCTTTTTTTTGAGATAAATGCTAATGCAATTATTATATCTTAACAACTACATCAACAAATAATGAAAGCCCACAAAAACTGACACACCTAATATTGAAGCATAAAATATCATTGCATATATTAAATGGAACCAAGTCAATTTTATATTCGTTAATTTCGTAGTAATTTGCAATTTTCCCTTAAATTGAGGCAAATTTTCAATCCATTTTGAATGATCCACGGAACCTAATAATAGCACAAAGTGAACAAAATCCATGCCCATCAATCCAATAATATAGAATGAAACTGCGAAAAACGGAATACAAGCAGCATTTCCAAATACTGGTACTTCATTTATTTGTAATATCGGAATTAAATAATATCCGATAGAGAATAACGCTAGTGCTATTGGAATTCCTTCAAGTCGAATTTTCAAAATTATATCATCAAAATGCCTTATTCTGTCTTTGGTTACTTTCCAATCCTCAATATACAGATAATTTGAATTTTCATCAACCATACTTCCTAAATCCCTCAATAATAACTACATCAATTACAAATATATATAATTATTGATTTATTCAAAAATAAACTATTGAAATTTCGAAAGTAATATCATTAAATTATCCAATCCTGTTATATGGATCTATTCTCATACAGGAATGGAATTACTAAATACCCTGATTCTTTTCAAACAGATTCTGTTTCTCAAGGACTCAAAAACAGACTTTGGTCCTGTTTGAATCGTTCTTATTTTAAAGACATATACTATCCAGATATATATGGTGAACTACAGAATAAAAACCACTTTATTCTCTGTAGATTAATTTACGACCGTCTTTTAAAATTACCTCTTGACAGTTTACCAAGGGAAGGAAAAAAGGCACATTTAGCAATTCGCAATTATTACTTAAATGATACCAAAAGATTTGAAATCTATGATTTGATTGAATTTTGCATAAAACATGGATTTAAGCCATATTCCAAGGGTTTTACTGAATGCGCAAATAAAATTTTAACTGAAGAATTTTCAGGGTTTAGAATAGTTGGAGGACAAGTTACCTACCTTACCAATGAACAAGAAATTAGCGCCATCGAAAATGCACTTACGTCCAATAACGAAATATCTGAACATCTAAATACTGCATTGCAACATCTATCGGATAAGAACAAGCCTGACTATCCTAATTCAATTAAAGAATCAATTAGTGCCGTAGAATCAATGTGCAGAAAAATCTTAGATGATCCTAATGTAACTCTGGGGGCCGCATTAAAGGAAATTGAGAAAAGTGGTAAAATTACATTCCATGGTGCAGAAAAACAGGCTTTTAGTAATTTATTTGGCTGGGCTTCTGTATTTGGTGGAATTCGGCATGGTAAGATGAATTCTGAAGAAATTTACCCTGAAGAAATTTACCAGGAAGATGCACGATTTATGTTAGTTACCTGTTCTGCCTTTACCAACTTGTTACGGGTTAAGGCAGACAAAGCAGGGATCAAAATAAAATAATTATATTGTATTTTATCCAAACGGGTGACAATCATCCCGGATTTTAAATTCGTCATGAGCCGTTTCTTCGATTCAATCCATCCTATTTTCAATTACTAGTCCATCTGTTGAATATGAGAGATGCCCACATTTCATGCACCTGAATATTGTTTTATCCCGCGTATCCTGAACAATTACGGTATCTCCGCTTTCGCAATACGGACACAGCAAGCCTTCAAGTAAGCCATGTTTTGAATCTTCAATTACAAATTTTTTTACAGGTTCCATATATCATCACCATTTTTCATTTTTATAATATTTTCGCGTGCTCCGTGAGAGTGAATTACCTAAATGGGAGCCAGTCCGGGATATAGAACCGCTCCCACATGAGATACCTGACGCGTTCATCTGTTCCGGGTTCTTCAAATTCTGATTCTCCCTGGAACCACCAGACTGCATCGTTCTCCTTCTTTTCCTTCTTCATGACGGTCTGTAATGCCCGTGAGGGCTGGAAGGTTCTGCACTTCTTTTTCCAGATGATGGCGTTATACACCAGCTCTTCTTTGGTCCAGGGTGTTTCGGTGAATTTTGACCCCGTTGAGATGAATCCCTTTGCGATGTATTTCATCAGGTAGTTGCGGAGGCATTCGATGTCCTCGTCCGGCGTCCGGGTCGTGAAATCCACACCGTGATCCAGTGACCCTGCGCAGTATTTCTCCGCCCAGAGACGCTTGATCTTGTCCTGGAGATCCGGCGGGACCTCGGTAAAGAGGATAACGTGCCGGTGAGGGTATCCGGTCTTGTGCGGTTCGACCACCCAGATATACGGGACTTCGGGGAGGTATTTTCTGAGGATCTTCGAGAGCTTGTCCCATCCGTCCCTGAGGATCTCAAAACTTTCCTCGATGGATACTGCCTCCCCCTTCATGGACCGGGAGTATTCTCCGTCCTGGTAGGTGGTGAGGGTGAGCATGGTCACGGGTCCTTTGTTCTCCTTCCACCAGTCATCGAGCTTGTAGAGTCGGGCTAATTGCCGCTTGCGGTAGACCTCGGTCCACCGGTGTATATATTGCCCAACGGCTGTTGCACTCCGGTTTTCCTGGAGATCATAACCTGAGATGATGAAGCAGGCCTTCTCTATTTGCTTGAGATAGGTCACATACTGCCAGGTGATCTGTGCGTATTTCCGAAGGGTGCGATCCCTCTGTACCTGTCTGTGCAGGGAGAGCAAAGAGGGACCTTTCTCATCTTCTGTGTGGGTTAGTCTATATGAGCCAAGGGGACACCGGCCAGAGGCCAGATGAAGGGAGGGGACCCACCCTGCTTCGCAGGGTCGGCGCGACGCCTCGCCGGGTCGCGCCTGGGCATACTCCTTATCCGCATCCGCCGTACCCGGAGCGGGTGCCGTGGCGCCTTTCACGGCCGCGCCCCCCGCGAATCCTGCTCACTGTCTTCGACGATCTGTACCATCCCGCATTGTTCAAGCGCACGAGCTGCAAGCTGGTCCCAGGGATTGAGGGCGGTAAATACCATGCGGGATATGATGTAAGGCTGTGACGAGCGCTTGTCCTGGTTAAGTTCTGCACTAACCATTTGGATCATTCCTTCTGAACAGCCATATCGAGAGATAATCCTCAACTGCCGTTCTTTTGGTGGTATTCGCCCGTTTGTCCTTCTTAAAACAGATACAACAATTACTGACTTACTTTCTTAATATCCGCCCTGATTGGACGGATTTATCCATTACCTTACATTCCATAACTTAACTTACATTACTTACTTGAAATGAGGCTAAATACCAATTTCATCATAGTCACAGAGAGAATAAAAAGATTTCCCCGGAATTATTTTGGGGACTACACATTTTGAATATTCAGTTCTTTGAGAAGTTGCATGAAGACGGCCTGCGCCTGGGGATTTTCAACCAGGAGCTGACGGATCTGGTCTCCGGTGTTTACCACTTCCTGCTGGGCATCATTGGTAAGAGGGTGGCGACACTCTGCGCAGTATTTTGATCCCAGGAGGTTGACCTTATGACAGATGGGACAGACGGGAGGTTCAAGGCGATAGACCTGCTGTTCCTTGAATTCTAAGGTGCGTTCCATTCCGGCATTGCGTAATGCGACTTCGTCCAGGTAGTTTGCATCGAGGTTGGTATAGACATCTATCATCTTGGTGGTGAGAGTTCCCCAGTTCTTCTTCATTATATAGGGGAGTTCCACACCGGAGGCAACATCATGGGTAATCCGTGAGGACCTGAATATTGAGGCCTTCAGTTTGTGAATGCCAGTCTTATTTTTGATGAGCTTGAGCATTCGCTGAACATTGTCAATTGTCATCGGACGGATACCCTTCTCGGTTGCGTTGATGTTGCAGAAGATATACTGGTCCGGTGAGGGGTCGGGGTGTTCTGCACGCCATTGGTCGATATAGGGGATACTTGCAGTGGTCAAACGTATCCGCCGTTCTTTCCTTGTCTTCGCATCAGTGATGAAGTAATACCCATGACTGTCTGCTATGAGGTCCTTCCATTGTAATCTCAGAATTTCTATGGGTCGGTTGCTTCCATCATAGAGCATTGCGATAATTGCCTTGTCACGGCTGTTTCGTGCCGCCTGGATAACACGCTGGACTTCTTCGACTGTCAGCATGTCTTCAGGTTTTTTTGTCTTCCATTGCGCTTGGGGGAGCTTGACCTGGTCGATTTCTAATGAGTCAATATTCGGATTTTTCTTTCCAAGCCATTTTGCATATGACTTTGCAGAGCTTACGATCTGTCTCTTGTAATTCGGCTTGTATTCTTTTGACTGCCGAATTTCTTTGAACGCCTGTAACACATTATCGGTGGAGCATTCGAGAGGGGGAGCTGGTAAAAATGTGGTGAAGCGATAAAGGAGATTCTTGGTATTCTTTTCCCACTCTGGAGATATGCTGACCATCCCATTTTTCCAGTTAAGGTATTCGTCAATGAGATCCGCATTTTCCATGAGGATAGATTGCCGCAGTAGATTATATAATCTCCTGCATAATGATGGATCTTTTGTAGTTTACTTCAGAATTATGACTGATTTCTAAAACGAATATCTAAAAAAATGTAAAAGCGGGAATTCCCGCTTATCATATTTCTATTGTTTCACCCGGTGTGAGCACCTTCACACGGATATCTGTTGTTCGTTCAAGAGTCTTCTTAAACCGGTTCACATCCTGTTCAATAACCGGGAATGTATTGTAATGCATCGGGATTACAATATCCGGACCGATAAATTCCGCCGCCATCAGTGCCTCATCAGGGCCCATCGTATACCTTCCGCCAATGGGCACCAATGCGATTTTCGGATGGTATAACTCACGAATAAGTTTCATATCAGAAAAAAGCCCGGTATCACCGGCATGATAGATGACATGATCATCCATCCGTATCACAAATCCTGCAGCAACGCCCCCATAAAACCCGTGTTGCCCTGCGGCCTCAAGCCAGGATGAATGAAGCGCGGGTGTCATCGTAAACCGCACACCTTCAACTTCTACAGTCCCTCCGATATTCATTCCCACTGCATCCTTCTCCTGATCCTGCAGCCATCGTGCAATCTCATTGATTGCAACGACAGGTGCCGAAAAGGACAGCGTCTCCCCAAAATGATCCCCATGCCCGTGGGTAACGGCAACAATATCAACATCCCTGGGAACGCTCCCTTCAGGAATGAAAGGATCAATGATGACTCTTTTCGAACCTTCCAAGAGAAAGCATGAATGACCCAACCATGTAATCTTCATGGCATAGTGATTATTCTGAACTTATACTAAAGATTTAAGATAAAAATTGGTTAGCTGATATCAGCCAATTCAGCTTCTGTTATATCAATTGCTTCTGCAAGCCCGTCATTTGCCAGTCCACCGGTCATAGACTCAGTAAGGTCACGATCCTCCATAACATCCCGAATTCGTTCAAGATATGGGTCCAGAGTTGGATCACGCTCCTGCTCAATGACATGACGATACTCACGCAACGTTGAAGGACTAATTCCAAGTTCTTCACTAATTTCCTTCATCGTCTTTCCTGAATCAAGTAGTTCCTCCATACGGGCACGTTCAAAGGGCATCTTGAAATCGAGTTCCCGAAACAGCTTCAACCGAACACGAGCACG
Above is a window of Methanogenium organophilum DNA encoding:
- a CDS encoding rolling circle replication-associated protein, which encodes MKGATAPAPGTADADKEYAQARPGEASRRPCEAGWVPSLHLASGRCPLGSYRLTHTEDEKGPSLLSLHRQVQRDRTLRKYAQITWQYVTYLKQIEKACFIISGYDLQENRSATAVGQYIHRWTEVYRKRQLARLYKLDDWWKENKGPVTMLTLTTYQDGEYSRSMKGEAVSIEESFEILRDGWDKLSKILRKYLPEVPYIWVVEPHKTGYPHRHVILFTEVPPDLQDKIKRLWAEKYCAGSLDHGVDFTTRTPDEDIECLRNYLMKYIAKGFISTGSKFTETPWTKEELVYNAIIWKKKCRTFQPSRALQTVMKKEKKENDAVWWFQGESEFEEPGTDERVRYLMWERFYIPDWLPFR
- a CDS encoding response regulator receiver protein is translated as MRESKSKKKVRMNQRKKELLTLFTDITNKTTIVEPMRKIHGTLRDKEAIEREVALIMREILDQGHFKTKLPPRQLAQLVCAYYDGKNDTEIARVLGDEKLSKTVARARVRLKLFRELDFKMPFERARMEELLDSGKTMKEISEELGISPSTLREYRHVIEQERDPTLDPYLERIRDVMEDRDLTESMTGGLANDGLAEAIDITEAELADIS
- a CDS encoding AbiJ-NTD4 domain-containing protein codes for the protein MDLFSYRNGITKYPDSFQTDSVSQGLKNRLWSCLNRSYFKDIYYPDIYGELQNKNHFILCRLIYDRLLKLPLDSLPREGKKAHLAIRNYYLNDTKRFEIYDLIEFCIKHGFKPYSKGFTECANKILTEEFSGFRIVGGQVTYLTNEQEISAIENALTSNNEISEHLNTALQHLSDKNKPDYPNSIKESISAVESMCRKILDDPNVTLGAALKEIEKSGKITFHGAEKQAFSNLFGWASVFGGIRHGKMNSEEIYPEEIYQEDARFMLVTCSAFTNLLRVKADKAGIKIK
- a CDS encoding metal-dependent hydrolase, producing the protein MKITWLGHSCFLLEGSKRVIIDPFIPEGSVPRDVDIVAVTHGHGDHFGETLSFSAPVVAINEIARWLQDQEKDAVGMNIGGTVEVEGVRFTMTPALHSSWLEAAGQHGFYGGVAAGFVIRMDDHVIYHAGDTGLFSDMKLIRELYHPKIALVPIGGRYTMGPDEALMAAEFIGPDIVIPMHYNTFPVIEQDVNRFKKTLERTTDIRVKVLTPGETIEI
- a CDS encoding tyrosine-type recombinase/integrase, with the translated sequence MENADLIDEYLNWKNGMVSISPEWEKNTKNLLYRFTTFLPAPPLECSTDNVLQAFKEIRQSKEYKPNYKRQIVSSAKSYAKWLGKKNPNIDSLEIDQVKLPQAQWKTKKPEDMLTVEEVQRVIQAARNSRDKAIIAMLYDGSNRPIEILRLQWKDLIADSHGYYFITDAKTRKERRIRLTTASIPYIDQWRAEHPDPSPDQYIFCNINATEKGIRPMTIDNVQRMLKLIKNKTGIHKLKASIFRSSRITHDVASGVELPYIMKKNWGTLTTKMIDVYTNLDANYLDEVALRNAGMERTLEFKEQQVYRLEPPVCPICHKVNLLGSKYCAECRHPLTNDAQQEVVNTGDQIRQLLVENPQAQAVFMQLLKELNIQNV
- a CDS encoding bifunctional 5,6,7,8-tetrahydromethanopterin hydro-lyase/3-hexulose-6-phosphate synthase — its product is MYLIGESLEGEGTELAHIDLMIGDKNGPVGTAFANGMSQLSAGHTPLLAVVRPNLLTKPATLIIPKVTLKKGSQVNAIFGAVQAAVAKAVADSVEEGVFDDADIDDIVILASVYLHPDAADYNRIYRYNYGATKQAIERAFAQFPSKEVLMKEKDRAGHAVMGFKVHRLWDPPYLQVAMDLVDMKSVERVLTEVPKNDHVLIEAGTPLIKQFGLNVISEIRKIRPDAFIIADLKTLDTGNLEARMAANASADAVVVSGLAPVSTIEKFILEAKKTGIYSVIDMLNVTDPVALIEDLASRGAAPSIVELHRAIDDEGSEYNWGNIAAIKEAAGGNLLVATAGGIRQHVVKTALKSGADILVVGRAITASKNIKNAAEQFLEELNSTEIDQFRIMTDF